From Motacilla alba alba isolate MOTALB_02 chromosome 9, Motacilla_alba_V1.0_pri, whole genome shotgun sequence, a single genomic window includes:
- the P2RY1 gene encoding P2Y purinoceptor 1, whose translation MTEVLLSAALNGTEPNLLSSGGWSAGNVTTKCSLTKTGFQFYYLPTVYILVFITGFLGNSVAIWMFVFHMRPWSGISVYMFNLALADFLYVLTLPALIFYYFNKTDWIFGDVMCKLQRFIFHVNLYGSILFLTCISVHRYTGVVHPLKSLGRLKKKNAVYISSLVWVLVVAVISPILFYSGTGIRKNKTTTCYDTTADDYLRSYFIYSMCTTVLMFCIPFIVILGCYGLIVKALIYKDLDNSPLRRKSIYLVIIVLTVFAVSYLPFHVMKTLNLRARVDFQTPDMCAFNDKVYATYQVTRGLASLNSCVDPILYFLAGDTFRRKLSRATRKSSRRSEPNVQSKSEEMTLNILPEYKQNGDTSL comes from the coding sequence ATGACTGAAgtccttctctctgctgctctgaacgGAACTGAGCCCAACCTGTTATCCAGCGGCGGCTGGTCTGCGGGAAACGTCACCACCAAGTGCTCCCTGACCAAAACCGGCTTCCAGTTCTATTACCTGCCCACCGTCTACATTCTGGTCTTCATCACGGGGTTTTTGGGCAACAGCGTGGCTATCTGGATGTTTGTCTTCCACATGAGGCCTTGGAGCGGCATCTCGGTTTACATGTTCAACTTGGCACTGGCCGATTTCTTGTACGTCTTGACTCTGCCCGCCCTCATCTTTTACTACTTCAACAAAACAGACTGGATCTTCGGCGATGTCATGTGCAAGCTGCAGAGGTTCATCTTCCACGTGAACCTGTACGGCAGCATCCTGTTCCTGACCTGCATCAGCGTGCACAGGTACACGGGGGTGGTGCACCCCCTGAAGTCGCTGGGCAGGCTGAAGAAGAAGAACGCGGTGTACATCAGCAGCCTGGTCTGGGTCCTCGTGGTGGCCGTGATTTCTCCAATCCTCTTCTACTCGGGAACAGggataaggaaaaataagacCACAACGTGCTACGACACAACGGCCGATGATTACCTGAGAAGTTACTTCATTTACAGCATGTGCACCACCGTGCTGATGTTCTGCATCCCCTTCATAGTGATTCTCGGTTGCTATGGGCTCATCGTGAAAGCTTTGATTTACAAGGATTTGGACAATTCTCctctcaggagaaaatccatTTACCTGGTCATTATTGTGTTGACGGTCTTCGCAGTGTCCTACCTTCCCTTCCACGTGATGAAGACCTTAAATCTAAGGGCCAGGGTGGATTTTCAAACCCCAGATATGTGTGCCTTCAACGATAAGGTTTATGCCACTTACCAAGTGACGCGGGGCCTGGCCAGCCTCAACAGCTGCGTTGACCCCATCCTTTACTTCCTGGCAGGCGACACCTTCCGAAGGAAGCTTTCCAGGGCCACCAGGAAGTCGTCCAGAAGGAGCGAACCCAACGTGCAGTCCAAAAGTGAGGAAATGACTCTCAATATTTTACCAGAGTATAAACAGAACGGAGATACCAGTTTGTGA